The genome window AAAACCCACTTCTATAAAATTAAGGGTTTATTTGgtaagagtatttaaatatagtttttttgttttgcaatccATAAAATAATGAGTCGCAcacttgaatttattatttaactaagattttctaaatacaattttcaaaaaactatatcCTGTTTTCTTGGTTTAGAACAGAATTTTGAAAATAGCTAAGAGGGTGCTATCAGgatatagaaaatgtttttaatgacatagttgtaaataaattgaaaacaatgaaCCCCACATATTTGACCAAACTCGTttatctttatcacaaaaagaattttcacccttcaaatttgaaatttatcattataaaaaaaaaaaagtgcatgaTGAACTCTATTCCCTTATcattatccacacaaaaaaagtaATCTACAAATTCTACATattactttttgtaaatatttttaaaaaaaatctaaaaaaatagaaatgatttcccaaacaattattttttgtttttaatattttgaaaattgttcttaaaagtaGGAGCTAaacatgtaaaatataaaaattattatctgaaaactagtttcaaattcaatttttaaaaaattatttttatattgttttaaaaacaaaaactaaaatccCCCTGCCAATCATGTCTTTAAATTTAAGTATATTTCTGTAAATGGTGTaacttaaattctttttataaaattcaaacatgtgCTTCCCatcagaaagaaaaaagttcaaatatgtgcaGTAATGACCAATACAACATGAAAAGGTGTTAAACACGATGGTACAATACCACGTAATTGAATTTCATTTGAGAACTTTTTTTCATAATCTCGAGTCCTGAAACATAGGCAAATGAGAAGTGACATTGACACCTGAGTGACTGCCAAGAACAAGAAATTCAAGTCTGGTATGAataatatactatttttttgtataGAAAACTGAGAATATATTTGCTGCGTATCAATTATCATTCTCGCATGAGTAACATATGCTTGGCTACATTTTCATGTGGACACAAAATGAGTACCATAAGTTTCGCATTTCTAACCTATAAAGACTTCTGTGGACAAAATTTGGCATGTTTGGTGAGTGAGTTCAAactcacattttaaacaacattatacattttttcacatatttttttatccatacgtatttcaaaaaactccAAACAATAATTCTCAAACTATTCTACCAAATACACTCGGAACTCCAACTAGTAAAGTTACTTCACAAGTACGCCAAACGAAACCAACAGCAATAGCTACCAAACAAAGATATGTGTAAAATAAATTGATGCGTAGGCAGAGCACCTCCACCACCATCCTTGTATTTCAACTTTCTCTCATCTACCAAACCCATTCcaagaaaaaattaatctaaaaaagagaagtagttttctaaataattattttttgtttttaatattttgaaaattattcttaaaagtAGGAACTAaacatgtaaaatataaaaattactatctgaaaactaatttcaaattcaattttttaataattgtttttatattgttttaaaaataaaaactaaaatcctCCTATCAATTAACCCTAAAATTTAAGTGCGTTTCTTTAAATGATgtaacttaaaattttctaattaaattcaaactcgTGCTTCCCATCTTTAAGATGTTATCCTCTCTTAAAGACAATACCAcgtaattgaatttaatttgagAACTTCTTTTCATAGTCTCGAGTCCTCAAACATAGGCAAAGGAGAAGTGACAATGACACCTGAGTGACTGCCAAGAAGGCAAGAACAAGAAAGTCAAGCCTAGTGTGAataatatactatttttttggatagaaaacTGAGAATAATATTTGTTGCGTACCGATTATCATTCTCGCATGGGTAACACATGCATTGCATTAACTAAACTACATTTTCATGGGGACACAAAATGAGTACCATATGTTTCGCATTTCTAACCTATAAAGACTTgtggacaaaattattttcatggGCTCCAGCCAGTAAAGTTCCTTCACGAGTgcaccaaacaaaaccaataGCAATAGCTACCAAACAAAGATACGGATATAATAAATTGATATGTAGGCAGAGCACCTCCACCACCATCCTTGTATTTTAACTTTCTCTCATCCACCAAACCCATTCCAAGAAGAATCAGCTTCACTTCAACATCAACTATTTGTATCTTCTTTCTCTATCCTCCTCAATTCTATGGCTAGAGCTTTCCTCCACCTTAATGGAAATCAAACATTCCATATTCTCTCCAGATCTAGTGTTACCCGGGCATCCTTACCACATAGGTCTATGATGGTCACCATGTCCCAAAATCAATCCTATTGGGCCTCCATAAATGCCGAAATTGAAGCCCATCTCAAGCAAGCCATTCCACTACGGCCTCCACTTCAAGTCTTTGAGCCCATGCACCATTTGGTTTTTGCAGCCCCACAAAACCCTGCCCCGGCCTTGTGTATTGCCGCATGTGAACTCGTTGGCGGACACCGAGACCAAGCCATGGCGGCGGCTTCCACACTCCACCTGATGCAGGCGGCTTCGTTCACTCACGAGCAACTTCCGCTAACTGACAGGCCCAGGCCCAAGTCCAGGCCCACGATCCACCACGCCTACGGCCCAAACATAGAGCTTCTCTTGGGGGATGGCATGTTACCATTTGGGTTTGAGTTGTTAGCTAGATCCGATGACCCGGCCCAAAACAACTCGGACCAAATTTTGCGGGTGACAATTGAAATTGCACGTGCCATAGGCTCACAAGGTATGGTAGAGGGACAATACTATGAATTGGAATGCCCTCAATCGGAGGGGGAGGAATTATGTGACATAGGGTGGATTGAGCAAGTGTGCAAGAAAAAGGAAGGTGAGTTGCACGCGTGTGGGGCTGCGTGTGGGGCAATACTAGGAGGGGGAAGTGAGGAGGAAATAGAGAAGCTAAGAAGGTTTGGTCTCTATGTTGGAACCATTCAAGGAATGTTACATGGGGCTGGAAAATTAGAAAAGGGATTAATGAAAGTGGTGGAAGAATTCAGAAATTTGGCACTCAAGGAATTGGAGGAATTCAAGGGAGGAAAGGTTGAGGCAATTTCTAGCTTTGTTAATGTTTAAAGGCCTTTGAATCTTGATGTGATTGTTTCACTAAAGTTGGCCACTCAAGTTCTTTGCCATAATAATGCttcccgacattttttttttttttttttttatcaatgcTTCCCGACAAATTAAAAGGTCTTTGAATCTTGACGTTGATGTTTGAAGTGAGGAGCGAAGGGGAGTAAAGACAAAGCAGCACATGTGACAGTCGTCCATAAAGGCTTTTTATATGTCCGGTGGTGAGCTTATAATTATGAAATATGAAATATCTATCCTTTCTATTCTTCCAAGAAGTTGATGTgattggtctctctctctctctctctctctctctctctctctctctctctctctcttaagaaCTCGTACTTGCTATTTATAagatcaaaattgaaaattaacatTGTTtctcaaacaatataattaatagGCACTGTTTTCAAACTAcattttttactaacatctcgagtttaaaagactcgatttagaacctataaatcgagtctcaaaggcTTGAATTCCATGGTCTAATCACGtctgatgtgacattttttccACGTGGTGACCAcctgaaaatcgagtctctaaaaCTCAATTTATAAGCCCACTTAACCCTGCATATTCAGCTAAACTCCTCTAGCTCTTTCTAACCCCTGAATCTCTCAAGGCTGAAGTTCAAGCTTTACCATCTCTGATCCACATTACCACCACAGACGATGGTGATTTGGTTTCTCAATACTTTCTTGGCCTAGACCCTTTTCATACAACCTCGAACTTTCCATTTAAACCCAAGCCCTCTCTCTGATCTAAAGATGCAGAGCTTCCTTGCTCCTCCGAGACAAACAGCCAACATCACCACGAGGGTGGCTTCTCAATCTCTCTGCATGTCATCCAACTCCGAGCCATGACCCAAACCAAGCTCTAAACTCGAACCAAGGTGTCACTGAGTCTCTCTACTCTCAAACCCAACAACCACTCTCCGATCTACAAGCTAAGAGTGCCTTGAATGGTGCATGAACCACAAAAGGTGGATGTAGAGGCTGAAAGCCTGACGGGTCAACCACGATCTACAGCAGTGGTGGAGCGTGGACCTACACACAATGGCGCATGGACGCGGAGATAAGCACGTGAGCTAGTGTGTGCAAAACAGAGGGTATGTGTTACGTCCCTGTGTTTGTGTGCTCGATGTTGTGAGGCTTTGTGTATGAGAATGTGGTGGCGTGGGGGTTTGACATGGTCTGATGAGAAGGTGGGGGGTAGGGTGAGGGGAATGGGTTGTACATGAGAGAGCTGAAGTGTTAGGAGGCTGAATATGTAGGGCTAAGTGGGCTTATAAatcaagtcttagagactcgatttccaggtggtCACCACGtgaaaaaaatgccacatcagacgtGATTAGACCATGGAAaccgagtctttgagactcgatttatacgCCCTAAATCAAGCCTtttaaactcgagatgttagtaaaaaatataatttgaaaacagtgactactaattatattgtttgagaAACAGTCttaatttccaattttggccCTATTTgtaatccttttttcttttctttttttttttgataacatgcCATTTGTGATCCTGCACATATATGATTATTTCAAGGCCATTAACAAAGATCAATAAGTGAAGTTAAAAATtctatcaataataataataataataattgaagttaaattagccccaaaaaaaaaaaaaaatcaataagtGACGATAAAAAGGTAGAGATCAAATTTTTGCTTACAATAAGTAAGAGTGCAAAGCTTTAAATCCAAACACTCATGTTCTTATAGAAAGAAATGAATAAAGCATGAAGTTCTTATGAGCTTATCTAAAAATTTGCTTAGAGCATTTTCATTAaagattgtaaaattttttagcatttaacatttaaaaaactaactttataacatttaacacatcactttacaaTTCAACCTAcatcaaaatttctattttttctttttaccactttatttaaatattctttctttattattttttattcattttttttcttcctctctcttcctttgtctctctctttctcaacccaaCAGATCTAGAaccttctccctctctctgatcTTCTGCTCTCAAACCCATGCTCCATGGCTGACCACCAAGCTCTTCTTCTAAACCTCCATGGCCAAAGGTTTTCAAGCTCATCACCTCCAACCACACACCACTGACGAAACccagccaaaatcaaatcacaaccaccaccacagccaaaacccagccaaaatcaaatcacaacaAAGACCTAGAAGCccaccaaatcacaaatcaaaccaaacccaccgaaatcaaagcacaaaacccacaaaacaaccaaaatcacaaaatgaaaaCACTGAAAGTGAACCCGCtgataaaaaaacatatattggttttgttattatattttagaagaagAATCATCTTGTTGAACTAATTTTAGATCCAAATTAATCAAACACACACCA of Quercus lobata isolate SW786 chromosome 8, ValleyOak3.0 Primary Assembly, whole genome shotgun sequence contains these proteins:
- the LOC115956076 gene encoding heterodimeric geranylgeranyl pyrophosphate synthase small subunit, chloroplastic-like, with the protein product MARAFLHLNGNQTFHILSRSSVTRASLPHRSMMVTMSQNQSYWASINAEIEAHLKQAIPLRPPLQVFEPMHHLVFAAPQNPAPALCIAACELVGGHRDQAMAAASTLHLMQAASFTHEQLPLTDRPRPKSRPTIHHAYGPNIELLLGDGMLPFGFELLARSDDPAQNNSDQILRVTIEIARAIGSQGMVEGQYYELECPQSEGEELCDIGWIEQVCKKKEGELHACGAACGAILGGGSEEEIEKLRRFGLYVGTIQGMLHGAGKLEKGLMKVVEEFRNLALKELEEFKGGKVEAISSFVNV